The following coding sequences lie in one Fusarium poae strain DAOMC 252244 chromosome 1, whole genome shotgun sequence genomic window:
- a CDS encoding hypothetical protein (TransMembrane:1 (o55-77i)~BUSCO:14811at5125), whose translation MGLTHYRGQRADTGQHASSISQKTASSSSTIFRRLVARESCKDDNTCAAASASSLVVPIVVAIIVPIVLIIGFLYYLHRRNMKKQLMEDAHDPHKSLDFGLDDGGAKKSARRSIFMGGGEKTLAHKPSQLSMDMNLSSPYLLPPGLQESRESLNSLAKSLGNDNQDPYQYVAAITQSETGSLRSFKPKDSLAHNTKFNSPRNSGKPGSLKMPPSRMNSLPETPVSATESRVDPFGTPKMPAPAHQAKSPFDSDKDGFHPAPIVPEIGVVSNFDEKHAVPSVQQPPVARSKTPDFELPNFSQEPATDFPLPPAREHEATGLGLNFSLPQPKSPTVSSPDAPKSAPLAQNRQSEGSNYAAADISSYYEDHDDDARGRSMQRGSFVEAAPQQNGLGVPQQDNKRLSVGFRPLPPDDINESEDPEYRANRIRSFYKEYFGESEEAPPPMPPMPAMAQGGAPAPRAAAAAQYYEDYDQGYMGGDQAYFDPETNTFVMPYAQPVTRRAMTPPPAGRRPGPGRPGPRPRGPNGSIGGMSFHSGPGGRSRAGSALGPRPDSSASARMRQPPMKRMPPPAPLATLPTPSKLRDDNSFLINAADFAPPSTIRDTAAGRSQSPFGERRPYSPSVPAAQTLASPFEELAALPSPHLLRKSGTFTGLDFAPPKKFKDSDNMSDAGSIRSNRSGMSQAQLGAIRNGAGRVSRLPGDQVFTADALQDTLKPSWGIRP comes from the exons atgGGGCTTACTCACTATCGAGGCCAGCGCGCCGATACTGGCCAGCATGCTTCGTCGATTTCACAAAAGACAGCCTCTTCGTCATCAACCATCTTTCGCCGACTAGTCGCCAGAGAAAGCTGCAAGGATGACAACACCTGTGCAGCAGCAAGTGCAAGCAGCTTGGTTGTCCCTATCGTAGTCGCCATCAT TGTGCCCATTGTTCTTATCATCGGCTTCCTGTACTACCTTCATCGTAGAAACATGAAGAAGCAGTTGATGGAGGATGCCCACGACCCCCACAAGAGCCTGGACTTCGGACTGGACGATGGCGGCGCAAAGAAGTCTGCCCGTCGAAGTATCTTTATGGGAGGGGGTGAGAAGACCCTCGCCCATAAACCCAGTCAGCTGTCAATGGATATGAACCTCTCATCGCCTTACTTGTTGCCTCCAGGCCTCCAGGAATCGCGCGAGTCACTCAACTCTCTGGCTAAGTCGTTGGGAAATGATAATCAGGACCCTTACCAGTACGTTGCAGCCATTACGCAAAGCGAGACCGGCTCATTGCGGTCCTTCAAACCCAAGGATTCCCTCGCGCACAATACTAAATTTAACAGTCCCCGTAACTCGGGTAAACCTGGAAGTCTCAAGATGCCTCCCTCGCGCATGAACTCCTTGCCCGAGACACCAGTCTCCGCAACTGAATCTAGAGTCGATCCTTTCGGCACTCCCAAGATGCCTGCGCCAGCTCACCAAGCCAAGTCTCCTTTTGATTCTGACAAGGATGGTTTCCATCCTGCTCCTATCGTGCCTGAGATCGGAGTCGTTTCCAATTTCGATGAGAAGCATGCTGTTCCGTCTGTCCAACAACCTCCTGTTGCGCGATCCAAGACTCCTGATTTCGAGTTGCCCAACTTCTCACAGGAACCTGCCACCGACTTTCCTCTGCCTCCTGCTCGTGAGCATGAGGCAACTGGTCTGGGTTTGAACTTCTCTCTTCCTCAGCCCAAGTCTCCTACCGTGTCTTCTCCCGATGCTCCAAAATCCGCCCCTCTTGCTCAGAACCGACAGAGTGAAGGTTCCAACTATGCTGCCGCTGACATTTCAAGTTACTATGAGGACCATGATGACGACGCCCGTGGTCGTTCCATGCAGCGAGGATCATTTGTCGAAGCCGCGCCTCAACAGAATGGTCTCGGAGTTCCTCAGCAAGACAACAAGCGCCTTTCAGTTGGATTCCGACCTCTTCCCCCGGATGATATTAACGAGTCTGAGGATCCTGAGTACCGTGCCAACCGTATCCGTTCTTTCTACAAGGAGTACTTTGGAGAGAGCGAGGAGGCGCCTCCACCAATGCCTCCCATGCCTGCTATGGCACAAGGTGGTGCTCCTGCTCCTcgtgccgccgccgccgctcaGTACTATGAGGATTATGATCAAGGTTATATGGGTGGTGACCAAGCCTACTTTGACCCCGAGACAAACACATTTGTCATGCCTTATGCCCAGCCCGTCACTCGCCGTGCCATGACACCTCCTCCGGCTGGCCGCCGTCCTGGCCCCGGTCGCCCAGGCCCCCGCCCTCGTGGTCCTAATGGCTCTATCGGTGGCATGAGCTTCCACAGTGGTCCTGGAGGACGATCCCGCGCTGGCTCTGCTCTTGGCCCTCGACCTGACTCTTCAGCCTCAGCCAGGATGCGACAGCCTCCCATGAAGAGGATGCCCCCTCCTGCGCCTCTGGCCACCTTGCCCACTCCTTCAAAGCTTCGAGACGATAACTCTTTCCTCATCAACGCTGCCGACTTTGCCCCTCCCAGCACCATTCGTGATACAGCAGCCGGCCGTTCTCAAAGTCCCTTCGGCGAGAGACGACCTTACTCCCCATCTGTCCCTGCTGCTCAAACTTTGGCCTCGCCCTTTGAGGAGCTCGCCGCCCTTCCTAGCCC TCATCTTCTCCGCAAGTCCGGTACATTCACTGGTCTCGACTTTGCGCCCCCCAAGAAGTTCAAGGATTCCGACAACATGAGTGATGCTGGAAGTATCAGGAGTAACCGTAGTGGCATGTCTCAAGCTCAGCTTGGAGCCATCCGCAACGGAGCCGGACGTGTCAGCCGACTGCCTGGTGACCAAGTGTTCACTGCTGATGCACTACAAGACACGCTGAAGCCATCTTGGGGCATTCGACCTTGA